In one Candidatus Nealsonbacteria bacterium genomic region, the following are encoded:
- a CDS encoding flippase-like domain-containing protein: MIKKILLFLFSLFLGIGLFIWIINFVGWQEIKNAFLVFTGWQGGVIFILTLLMMIIGNWKWKEILKGEGTEVSFWKLFKPYLAGFGIMFLAPILLGLGEIFRSYEIRRKTHISWPKATASVIIDRILEWTVNLIIIFIGVLIFLYKIGLPPKNLIIVFGGVFLLFVIGIFIFYFKTFKRESIAKTFGRIFNGKLDKEPFDTEKEIFNFFKFQNKSMWTSFTFSFLRVGVMYLRTWFLINFLGKEISALSTLSILGFTYLAAIIPIPTSLGSHEAIQTFAFKSLGLGISSATAFTMIIRAAELLFALAGVIILLRLGVIFLKSLLFKSIEKLTNVKNNL, translated from the coding sequence ATGATAAAGAAGATTTTACTTTTTCTTTTTTCTCTTTTTTTAGGTATAGGACTTTTTATCTGGATTATTAATTTTGTTGGTTGGCAGGAAATTAAGAATGCTTTTTTAGTTTTTACCGGTTGGCAGGGGGGAGTAATTTTTATTCTGACGCTATTGATGATGATAATTGGAAATTGGAAATGGAAAGAAATCCTAAAAGGAGAAGGAACAGAAGTTTCTTTTTGGAAGCTGTTTAAGCCTTATTTGGCTGGTTTTGGTATAATGTTTTTGGCGCCAATTCTCCTTGGATTAGGAGAGATTTTCCGGAGTTATGAGATAAGAAGAAAAACTCATATTTCCTGGCCAAAAGCCACGGCTTCAGTAATAATAGATAGGATTTTAGAGTGGACTGTTAATTTAATAATCATTTTTATAGGGGTATTAATTTTTCTTTATAAAATTGGTCTCCCACCCAAAAATCTAATAATAGTTTTTGGCGGAGTATTTTTACTTTTTGTTATTGGAATTTTTATTTTTTATTTCAAAACCTTTAAAAGAGAAAGTATAGCAAAAACATTTGGAAGAATTTTTAATGGAAAATTAGATAAAGAACCTTTCGATACTGAAAAAGAAATATTTAATTTTTTTAAATTCCAAAATAAATCAATGTGGACAAGTTTTACTTTTTCTTTCCTTAGAGTGGGTGTAATGTATTTAAGAACTTGGTTTTTAATAAATTTTTTAGGAAAAGAAATTTCTGCTTTATCTACTTTATCTATTCTTGGCTTTACTTATTTAGCAGCAATAATACCTATTCCAACCTCTTTAGGTTCCCATGAAGCAATTCAAACCTTTGCTTTTAAATCTTTGGGTTTGGGGATTTCTTCAGCTACCGCTTTTACTATGATTATTAGAGCGGCTGAGCTTTTATTTGCTTTAGCGGGAGTTATAATTTTGCTTAGACTGGGAGTGATATTTTTGAAAAGCCTCCTTTTTAAAAGCATCGAGAAATTAACCAATGTTAAAAATAATTTATAA
- a CDS encoding YjbQ family protein, with protein sequence MRFSISTKGFTDIIDITSKVSEFVKKSGVKEGICLISCPGSTCGITTIEYESGLIEDLKRVLEKIAPMSKDYEHCKKWGDCNGYAHIRSALMKPFLAVSIEEGKLVLGTWQNLVFIDFDNRPRERKVIIKIIAG encoded by the coding sequence ATGAGATTTTCAATTAGTACAAAAGGGTTTACTGATATTATTGATATAACCTCAAAGGTTTCTGAGTTTGTGAAAAAATCTGGTGTAAAAGAAGGAATTTGTTTGATATCCTGTCCCGGTTCAACCTGCGGAATAACAACTATTGAGTACGAATCAGGGTTGATTGAGGATTTGAAAAGAGTTTTAGAAAAAATTGCGCCAATGTCAAAGGATTACGAACACTGTAAAAAATGGGGAGATTGCAATGGTTATGCTCATATTCGTTCAGCCTTAATGAAGCCATTTTTAGCTGTCTCTATTGAGGAAGGGAAATTAGTTTTGGGTACGTGGCAAAACCTCGTTTTTATTGACTTCGATAACAGACCTAGAGAGCGGAAGGTGATAATTAAAATTATTGCGGGATAA